A stretch of the Marinobacter sp. JH2 genome encodes the following:
- a CDS encoding DUF4168 domain-containing protein, which produces MNKLLVSVTASLALLAATPTMAQQEGQQNPANPQTQSPGYSDPAAAGTQSTNFSDAQLKEFIEAQDQVMEVREEYIEKIEAADSQQKAQELQMKANDKMVSAIQDAGIEISTYNAIATAYSSEPKIRTRVDALM; this is translated from the coding sequence ATGAATAAGCTACTTGTTTCCGTAACGGCATCTCTGGCACTACTGGCCGCCACGCCAACCATGGCGCAGCAAGAAGGGCAGCAAAATCCAGCCAATCCACAGACGCAAAGCCCAGGCTATTCTGATCCAGCTGCTGCCGGCACCCAAAGCACCAATTTCAGCGATGCTCAACTGAAAGAGTTCATCGAAGCTCAAGACCAGGTGATGGAAGTTCGGGAAGAGTACATTGAGAAGATTGAAGCCGCGGATTCCCAGCAGAAAGCTCAAGAGCTTCAAATGAAAGCAAACGACAAAATGGTTTCTGCCATTCAGGACGCAGGTATCGAGATCTCCACTTACAACGCCATCGCGACCGCTTACAGCAGCGAGCCTAAAATCCGCACACGCGTTGATGCGCTGATGTAA